The following coding sequences lie in one Mycobacterium sp. Z3061 genomic window:
- the typA gene encoding translational GTPase TypA, giving the protein MPFRNVAIVAHVDHGKTTLVDAMLRQSGALTHRGDDTQERIMDSGDLEKEKGITILAKNTAVHRHNADGTLTVINVIDTPGHADFGGEVERGLSMVDGVLLLVDASEGPLPQTRFVLRKALQAHLPVILVVNKTDRPDARISEVVDSSHDLLLDVASDLDPEAAAAAEHALGLPTLYASGRAGIASTEQPADGEAPAGDNLDPLFEVLMEHIPAPSGDPEAPLQALVTNLDASAFLGRLALIRIYNGKLRKGQQVAWMREVDGVPVITNAKITELLATEGVERSPTEEATAGDIVAVAGLPEIMIGDTLADPDHAHALPRIHVDEPAISVTIGTNTSPLAGKVSGHKLTARMVRNRLDTELIGNVSIRVVDIGRPDAWEVQGRGELALAVLVETMRREGFELTVGKPQVVTRTIDGKLHEPFEAMTIDCPEEFVGAITQLMAARKGRMEEMTNHAAGWVRMDFIVPSRGLIGFRTDFLTLTRGTGIANAVFDGYRPWAGEIRARHTGSLVSDRTGVITPFALIALADRGQFFVEPGQDTYEGMVVGINPRAEDLDINVTREKKLTNMRSSTADVIETLAKPLELDLEQAMEFCAQDECVEVTPEIVRVRKVELDATSRARSRSRAKARG; this is encoded by the coding sequence GTGCCATTCCGCAATGTCGCCATCGTCGCCCACGTCGACCACGGCAAAACAACCCTGGTCGACGCGATGCTGCGACAGTCCGGTGCGCTGACCCACCGTGGTGACGACACCCAGGAACGCATCATGGACAGCGGTGACCTGGAGAAGGAAAAGGGCATCACCATTCTGGCCAAGAACACGGCCGTGCACCGTCACAACGCGGACGGAACGCTGACAGTAATAAATGTCATCGACACGCCCGGGCACGCCGACTTCGGCGGTGAGGTGGAACGCGGTCTGTCCATGGTGGACGGGGTGTTGCTGCTCGTCGACGCGTCGGAGGGTCCACTGCCGCAGACCCGGTTCGTGCTGCGCAAGGCGCTGCAGGCACATCTGCCGGTGATCCTCGTGGTCAACAAGACCGACCGACCCGATGCCCGGATCAGCGAGGTCGTCGACTCCAGCCACGATCTGCTGCTCGACGTCGCCTCCGACCTCGACCCCGAAGCGGCCGCGGCGGCCGAGCACGCGCTGGGCCTGCCGACGCTGTACGCCTCCGGGCGCGCCGGTATCGCCAGCACGGAGCAACCCGCCGACGGTGAGGCGCCGGCCGGCGACAACCTCGACCCACTGTTCGAGGTGCTGATGGAGCACATACCGGCGCCCTCGGGTGACCCGGAAGCGCCGTTGCAGGCCCTGGTCACCAACCTCGACGCGTCGGCCTTCCTGGGCCGGCTGGCCCTGATCCGCATCTACAACGGCAAGCTGCGCAAAGGCCAGCAGGTGGCGTGGATGCGTGAGGTGGACGGGGTGCCCGTCATCACCAACGCCAAGATCACCGAACTGCTGGCCACCGAGGGTGTCGAGCGCAGCCCGACAGAGGAGGCGACAGCAGGAGACATCGTGGCGGTCGCGGGGCTGCCCGAGATCATGATCGGCGACACCCTGGCCGACCCCGACCATGCCCACGCCCTGCCGCGAATCCACGTCGACGAACCGGCCATCTCGGTGACCATCGGCACCAACACCTCGCCGCTGGCCGGCAAGGTGTCCGGGCACAAGCTGACGGCACGCATGGTCCGCAACCGGCTGGACACCGAGCTGATCGGCAACGTCTCGATCCGGGTCGTCGACATCGGCCGGCCCGACGCCTGGGAGGTGCAGGGTCGCGGCGAGCTGGCGCTGGCGGTGCTGGTCGAGACGATGCGGCGGGAGGGTTTCGAGCTCACGGTCGGCAAGCCGCAGGTGGTCACCCGGACGATCGACGGCAAGCTGCACGAGCCGTTCGAAGCGATGACGATCGACTGCCCCGAGGAATTCGTCGGCGCGATCACGCAGCTGATGGCCGCCCGTAAGGGCCGCATGGAGGAGATGACCAACCACGCGGCCGGTTGGGTCCGGATGGACTTCATCGTGCCCAGCCGTGGCCTGATCGGCTTCCGCACCGACTTCCTCACGCTGACCCGCGGCACCGGCATCGCCAACGCGGTGTTCGACGGCTACCGGCCGTGGGCCGGCGAGATCCGCGCCCGCCACACCGGCTCACTGGTGTCCGACCGCACCGGAGTCATCACGCCGTTCGCGCTGATCGCGCTCGCCGACCGGGGCCAGTTCTTCGTCGAACCCGGTCAGGACACGTACGAGGGCATGGTCGTCGGGATCAACCCGCGGGCCGAAGACCTCGATATCAACGTCACCCGGGAGAAGAAGCTCACCAATATGCGTTCGTCGACGGCCGACGTCATCGAGACGCTGGCCAAGCCGCTCGAACTCGACCTGGAGCAGGCGATGGAGTTCTGCGCCCAGGATGAATGCGTCGAGGTGACTCCGGAGATCGTCCGGGTACGCAAGGTCGAGTTGGACGCCACCTCACGTGCCCGCAGCCGCTCGCGCGCCAAGGCTCGCGGGTAG
- a CDS encoding serine/threonine-protein kinase — translation MDEMAFGRYRLLGLIGEGGMGQVYKAHDTVIGRDVAVKVLPPHLGALDGYRDRFRREATVAARLTEPHIVPIYDTGETDGHLYLVMPIIEGVDLRTVLRREGRLSPPRAVRVIQQLAAALNAAHRNGLVHRDVKPSNALVTGDDHVYLIDFGVAHDAAATRITQTGSMLGTFAYMAPERFTSGSTDPRTDVYSLTCLLYECLTGATPFPGNSMHQQITGHLTVEPPKPTRCDPRVPPAFDDVVARGMAKHPEERYQSVLELAAAAQRALRLPPGPPPMDAGVARRDSPPASAVPPRAERDSARTVAAPVSGPTPPHRPPPAHRPGMATQPIGTRRFTVLLFGVVWVSCATAVLLTTWLNSQYSVQFGDRAQPYAVVFATLPGIALLLFGRGRVKADFTVLGCALLALGLSALVLALRPENGLLYRFYAYDWLVAIASVVPLLLIIAALLHSRPRLALAKGIVAVGFTILMLAMFDEVLKDVVGDFYLRGATLLYGAFPGLVMAIAGGATWLLARREGRSP, via the coding sequence ATGGACGAGATGGCCTTCGGTCGTTACCGTCTGCTCGGATTGATCGGCGAAGGCGGTATGGGCCAGGTGTATAAGGCCCACGACACGGTCATCGGGCGCGATGTGGCCGTGAAGGTGCTACCGCCTCATCTGGGTGCCCTGGATGGCTACCGGGACCGTTTTCGCCGCGAGGCGACGGTCGCGGCGCGGCTCACCGAGCCTCACATCGTTCCCATCTACGACACCGGAGAGACCGACGGACACCTCTATCTGGTGATGCCGATCATCGAAGGCGTTGATCTCCGAACCGTTCTGCGCCGGGAGGGACGATTGTCTCCGCCGCGTGCAGTCCGGGTGATCCAGCAGCTCGCCGCCGCGCTCAACGCGGCCCATAGAAACGGGCTGGTCCACCGCGATGTCAAGCCCTCCAACGCCTTGGTGACCGGCGACGACCACGTTTACCTCATCGATTTCGGTGTCGCGCACGATGCCGCGGCAACCAGAATCACCCAAACAGGCTCCATGTTGGGGACGTTCGCCTACATGGCTCCCGAGCGCTTCACCAGCGGCAGTACCGACCCCCGCACGGACGTCTACTCTCTCACCTGCCTGCTGTACGAATGTCTCACTGGCGCAACGCCTTTTCCGGGCAACAGCATGCATCAGCAAATCACGGGCCACCTGACGGTCGAGCCGCCCAAGCCGACGCGCTGCGACCCGCGGGTCCCGCCCGCGTTCGACGACGTCGTCGCGCGCGGGATGGCCAAACATCCCGAGGAGCGCTATCAATCCGTCCTCGAACTCGCCGCCGCCGCCCAGCGCGCGCTCCGCCTGCCCCCAGGACCGCCGCCTATGGACGCCGGCGTTGCCCGTCGCGATTCGCCGCCTGCGTCGGCCGTGCCACCGCGGGCGGAGCGTGACTCAGCCCGCACCGTTGCCGCACCCGTCTCCGGTCCGACACCGCCGCACCGGCCCCCGCCGGCGCATCGCCCCGGCATGGCGACGCAGCCCATCGGAACCCGACGATTCACAGTCCTGCTGTTCGGCGTGGTCTGGGTGTCATGCGCCACAGCGGTGCTTCTCACCACCTGGCTGAATTCGCAGTACTCGGTTCAGTTCGGGGACCGGGCTCAGCCGTATGCCGTGGTGTTCGCAACCCTTCCCGGGATCGCGCTCCTGCTCTTCGGCCGTGGCCGGGTGAAGGCGGACTTCACGGTGCTGGGTTGCGCTCTGCTGGCACTCGGACTCTCCGCGCTCGTTCTGGCGCTGCGGCCCGAGAATGGGCTTTTGTACCGGTTCTACGCGTATGACTGGCTTGTCGCGATTGCTTCAGTCGTGCCGCTACTGCTGATCATCGCCGCACTGCTCCACTCACGTCCCCGCCTCGCACTCGCCAAAGGAATTGTGGCCGTTGGTTTTACGATCCTGATGTTGGCAATGTTCGATGAGGTGCTCAAAGACGTCGTCGGCGATTTCTATCTCAGGGGTGCGACTCTTCTCTATGGCGCCTTCCCGGGCCTGGTGATGGCGATAGCGGGCGGAGCGACGTGGCTGCTCGCCCGTCGAGAGGGTCGATCACCTTAG
- a CDS encoding (deoxy)nucleoside triphosphate pyrophosphohydrolase, translated as MPTQIVVAGAVFRGASVLVAQRLRPPDLAGRWELPGGKVAAGESESAALARELAEELGIDVTVGGRLGDDVHLTDTTVLRAYHVHLVRGEPQPNDHGALRWVSVDELPDVDWVPADRGWVGALTQALCGLR; from the coding sequence ATGCCGACCCAGATCGTTGTCGCCGGGGCCGTCTTCCGGGGGGCGTCGGTGTTGGTGGCGCAACGTCTGCGACCTCCGGACTTGGCCGGCCGCTGGGAACTGCCCGGCGGCAAGGTGGCCGCGGGGGAGTCCGAGAGCGCCGCACTGGCTCGCGAACTCGCCGAAGAGCTGGGAATCGACGTCACCGTCGGCGGGCGCCTCGGCGATGACGTTCACCTCACCGACACGACGGTGCTGCGGGCCTACCACGTGCATTTGGTTCGGGGTGAACCGCAACCGAATGATCATGGGGCGCTGCGCTGGGTGAGCGTCGATGAACTGCCCGATGTCGATTGGGTGCCGGCAGATCGCGGGTGGGTGGGAGCCCTCACCCAAGCTCTCTGCGGACTAAGGTGA
- a CDS encoding 4a-hydroxytetrahydrobiopterin dehydratase, whose protein sequence is MAVLTDEQVDAALPEGWERADGALRRSIKFPAFLAGIDAVRRVGEHAEAQDHHPDIDIRWRTVTFVLVTHSEGGITQKDIDMARDINGIVAAASSQ, encoded by the coding sequence ATGGCCGTTCTCACCGATGAGCAAGTAGACGCCGCACTACCAGAAGGCTGGGAGCGCGCCGACGGCGCGTTGCGGCGCTCCATCAAATTTCCGGCCTTCTTGGCCGGCATTGACGCCGTGCGCCGGGTGGGCGAACACGCGGAAGCCCAGGATCATCACCCGGATATTGATATCCGTTGGCGGACAGTGACTTTCGTTCTGGTGACGCACTCTGAAGGCGGCATCACCCAGAAGGACATCGATATGGCGCGTGACATCAACGGGATTGTGGCAGCGGCTTCGTCGCAGTAG
- a CDS encoding mannosyltransferase encodes MKGSARGRVGKVGPVNTTSAADAAATSRRRRSLLQTLALPLLILSIAARFGWTYLAPNGANFVDLHVYVGGAAALDHPGTLYSYVYADQTPDFPLPFTYPPFAAVILYPLHFVPFGVLAFLWHVAIVAALYGVVRVSQRLIGTAADRTAAMLWTAVSIWIEPLRSNFDYGQINVFLVLAVLYAVYTTRWWLSGALVGVAAAVKLTPAVAGIYLLGARRWSAALFSLAVFLCTIGVSLLVVGDQARYYFTDLLGDAHRVGPIATSFNQSWRGAISRIVGHDAGYGPLVLAALVVTAVVAVLAWRALDNSDALGRLLVVELFGLLLSPISWTHHWVWLVPLMIWLIHGPLRERLGAKILGWGWLVLTVIGVPWLLSFEQPTIWVISRPWYLAWAGSVYVVAALATLGWVATTRSARRVAPASGPATATKPLPQSR; translated from the coding sequence ATAAAAGGCTCGGCGCGCGGGCGGGTCGGTAAAGTTGGGCCGGTAAATACGACTTCGGCCGCCGACGCGGCAGCAACTTCCCGTCGCCGTCGCAGCTTGCTGCAGACGCTGGCGCTGCCGCTGCTGATCCTCAGCATCGCCGCGAGATTCGGGTGGACCTATCTCGCGCCGAACGGAGCGAACTTCGTCGACCTGCACGTCTACGTCGGCGGTGCCGCCGCCCTGGATCACCCCGGCACCCTGTACAGCTACGTCTACGCCGACCAGACGCCGGACTTCCCGCTGCCGTTCACCTATCCGCCGTTTGCTGCGGTGATCCTCTACCCGCTTCATTTCGTGCCGTTCGGCGTGCTGGCGTTCCTCTGGCACGTCGCAATCGTGGCGGCGTTGTACGGCGTGGTGCGGGTCAGCCAACGATTGATCGGCACCGCCGCGGACCGGACGGCGGCGATGCTGTGGACCGCGGTCAGCATCTGGATCGAACCGTTGCGCAGCAACTTCGACTACGGGCAGATCAACGTGTTCCTCGTGCTCGCAGTGCTGTATGCGGTGTACACCACGCGATGGTGGTTGTCCGGGGCGTTGGTGGGGGTGGCGGCCGCCGTCAAGCTGACCCCCGCGGTCGCCGGCATCTACCTGCTGGGCGCGCGCCGCTGGTCGGCGGCGTTGTTCTCGCTGGCGGTGTTTCTCTGCACGATCGGGGTGTCGCTGTTGGTGGTCGGCGATCAGGCCCGTTACTACTTCACCGACCTGCTGGGCGACGCGCACCGGGTGGGGCCGATCGCCACCTCGTTCAATCAGTCCTGGCGGGGCGCGATTTCGCGCATCGTCGGCCACGACGCCGGATACGGGCCGCTGGTGCTGGCCGCTCTCGTCGTCACGGCGGTCGTCGCCGTCCTGGCGTGGCGCGCCCTGGACAACTCCGACGCCCTGGGCCGGCTGCTGGTGGTCGAACTGTTCGGGCTGCTGCTCTCGCCCATTTCCTGGACGCACCACTGGGTGTGGTTGGTGCCGTTGATGATCTGGTTGATCCACGGACCGCTGCGGGAGCGTCTGGGGGCGAAGATCCTCGGTTGGGGCTGGCTGGTGCTCACGGTGATCGGCGTGCCGTGGCTGCTGAGCTTCGAGCAGCCGACCATCTGGGTGATCAGCCGGCCGTGGTACCTGGCCTGGGCCGGGTCGGTGTACGTGGTCGCGGCGCTGGCGACGTTGGGGTGGGTGGCAACGACACGGTCGGCGCGGCGGGTCGCGCCGGCATCAGGCCCGGCTACTGCGACGAAGCCGCTGCCACAATCCCGTTGA
- a CDS encoding HhH-GPD-type base excision DNA repair protein translates to MNLCLVQESEADQLLSENPFALLVGMLLDQQIPMEVAFAGPKKIADRMGSLDVTEIADYDPEKFAALCSEKPAVHRFPGSMAKRIQTLAQTIVERYDGDTAALWTAGNPDGKELLKRLKALPGFGEQKAKIFLALLGKQYGVTPSGWRAAAGDYGKAGTHMSIADIVDAESLSQVRSYKKQMKAASKGKAAT, encoded by the coding sequence GTGAATCTCTGTCTGGTGCAGGAGTCCGAGGCCGATCAACTCCTTTCCGAGAACCCCTTCGCGCTGCTGGTCGGAATGTTGCTCGATCAGCAGATACCCATGGAAGTGGCGTTCGCGGGCCCGAAGAAGATCGCCGATCGGATGGGAAGCCTGGACGTCACCGAGATAGCCGACTACGACCCGGAGAAGTTCGCCGCACTCTGCTCGGAAAAGCCTGCGGTACACCGTTTCCCGGGATCGATGGCCAAGCGGATCCAAACGCTCGCGCAGACCATCGTCGAACGGTATGACGGGGACACCGCCGCCCTGTGGACGGCCGGAAACCCCGACGGCAAAGAATTACTGAAACGGCTCAAGGCGCTGCCCGGATTCGGCGAGCAGAAGGCCAAGATCTTTCTCGCGCTGCTCGGTAAGCAATACGGCGTGACGCCGAGCGGCTGGCGGGCCGCCGCGGGGGACTACGGCAAGGCGGGGACGCACATGTCTATCGCCGATATCGTCGATGCGGAGTCGCTGAGTCAGGTGCGCTCATATAAGAAGCAGATGAAGGCAGCATCCAAAGGAAAGGCAGCGACGTGA
- a CDS encoding DUF5302 domain-containing protein: MADTNAPESSEPPEDDNKRKFREALERKMAKSAGGSDHKDGGGKQSRAHGAAGNRREFRRKSG, from the coding sequence ATGGCCGACACGAACGCCCCGGAATCGTCCGAACCGCCGGAAGACGACAACAAGCGCAAGTTCCGCGAAGCCCTTGAACGCAAGATGGCCAAGTCTGCCGGTGGTTCCGACCACAAGGACGGCGGCGGCAAGCAGTCGCGGGCGCACGGGGCCGCGGGCAACCGCCGCGAATTCCGGCGCAAGAGCGGGTAG
- a CDS encoding PPOX class F420-dependent oxidoreductase, protein MGRHVFDDKLLAVISCNSIGVLATIKRDGRPQLSNVQYYFDARGLVLQVSITEPRAKTRNLRRDPRASLLVDADDGWSYAVAEGIAELTPPALAPDDETVEGLIALYRNIAGEHPDWDEYREAMVTDRRVLLTMPISHVYGMPPGRR, encoded by the coding sequence ATGGGACGCCATGTCTTCGACGACAAGCTGTTGGCCGTGATCAGTTGCAACTCGATCGGAGTGCTGGCCACCATCAAGCGCGACGGGCGACCGCAGTTGTCGAACGTGCAGTACTACTTCGACGCCCGGGGTCTGGTGCTGCAGGTGTCGATCACCGAGCCGCGCGCCAAGACGCGCAATCTGCGCCGGGACCCCCGTGCCTCGCTGTTGGTAGATGCCGATGACGGGTGGTCGTATGCGGTCGCGGAGGGCATCGCGGAGCTGACGCCACCGGCGCTCGCGCCCGACGACGAGACCGTGGAGGGTCTGATTGCCTTGTACCGCAACATCGCTGGTGAACATCCGGACTGGGATGAATACCGCGAAGCCATGGTCACCGACCGGCGGGTACTGCTGACAATGCCGATATCGCATGTCTACGGGATGCCGCCGGGCCGGCGCTGA
- a CDS encoding DUF1697 domain-containing protein, whose product MTKYAAFLRGVNVGGVNLKMAEVADALTDAGFQNVRTILASGNVLLESSAKVSTVRKKAEAALRDRFGYDAWVLAYDLDTVRAIDESYPFEREVEDHQSYVTFVTDGDILDELAQLSPGPKEKIERGEGVIYWQVPKGSTLDSTIGKTMGKKRYKSSTTSRNLRTLAKVLA is encoded by the coding sequence ATGACCAAATACGCGGCCTTCCTGCGCGGTGTCAACGTCGGGGGAGTGAATCTCAAAATGGCCGAAGTGGCCGACGCCCTGACCGATGCCGGCTTCCAGAACGTGCGCACCATCCTGGCCAGCGGCAACGTGCTGCTGGAATCGTCGGCCAAAGTCTCGACCGTGCGCAAGAAGGCCGAGGCCGCGCTGCGGGACCGCTTCGGCTACGACGCATGGGTGCTGGCGTACGACCTGGACACGGTTCGGGCCATCGACGAGTCCTACCCCTTCGAGCGCGAGGTCGAGGACCACCAGTCCTACGTCACCTTCGTGACCGACGGCGACATCCTCGACGAATTGGCACAGCTGAGTCCCGGCCCCAAGGAAAAGATCGAGCGCGGCGAGGGCGTCATCTACTGGCAGGTGCCCAAGGGCAGCACCCTGGACAGCACCATCGGCAAAACGATGGGCAAGAAGCGCTACAAGTCGTCGACCACCTCGCGCAACCTGCGCACGCTGGCAAAGGTGCTCGCATGA
- a CDS encoding class I SAM-dependent methyltransferase, whose translation MSDPQTPAHKVALTGVSETALLTLNARATEARRGDDRLIDDPMAVALVDSIDFDFAKFGPTRQDIAIRAQAFDGAAKAYLSTHPAATVVALAEGLQTSFWRLEAALPESRFRWLTVDLPPIIDIRKRLLPSSPRISVLAQSALDYSWMDSVDTEDGVFITAEGLLMYLQPEQSLGLIAECAKRFPGAQMLFDVPPRWFSLFSRLGIRTSLRYKVPAMPFSLSPGEAADLAATVPGVTAVHDVRLPKGRGLIFNTALSAVYRVPLLDPLRPNLTLLEF comes from the coding sequence ATGAGCGACCCCCAGACCCCGGCGCACAAGGTGGCGCTCACCGGCGTCTCGGAAACCGCTCTGCTGACGCTGAACGCCCGCGCTACCGAGGCGCGCCGCGGCGACGACCGACTCATCGACGACCCGATGGCCGTGGCGCTGGTCGATTCGATCGACTTCGACTTCGCCAAGTTCGGCCCCACCCGCCAGGACATCGCGATCCGGGCGCAGGCCTTCGACGGCGCCGCAAAGGCTTACCTGAGCACGCATCCGGCGGCCACCGTAGTGGCATTGGCCGAAGGCCTGCAAACCAGCTTCTGGCGCCTGGAGGCCGCCCTGCCGGAGAGTCGATTCCGTTGGCTGACAGTCGATTTGCCTCCCATCATCGATATCCGCAAGCGGCTGCTGCCATCCTCGCCGCGGATATCGGTGCTCGCCCAGTCGGCGCTGGACTACAGCTGGATGGACTCCGTGGATACCGAGGACGGCGTCTTCATCACCGCCGAGGGACTGCTGATGTATCTCCAACCCGAGCAGTCGCTGGGACTGATCGCCGAGTGCGCGAAGCGATTCCCGGGTGCTCAGATGCTGTTCGACGTGCCGCCGCGCTGGTTCAGCCTGTTCAGCCGGCTGGGCATTCGCACCTCGCTGCGCTACAAGGTGCCGGCCATGCCGTTCAGCCTGTCACCGGGCGAGGCCGCCGATCTCGCCGCCACAGTGCCGGGCGTCACCGCGGTTCACGATGTGCGGCTGCCGAAGGGACGCGGCCTGATTTTCAACACCGCCCTGTCGGCGGTATACCGCGTTCCGCTGCTCGACCCGCTGCGCCCGAACCTGACGCTCTTGGAGTTCTAG
- a CDS encoding GntR family transcriptional regulator — MELRDLLKVDVKAGKPIFDQLRTGVIDGVRAGSLPPGTRLPTVRDLAGQLGVAANTVARAYRELESAAIVETRGRFGTFISRFDPTDAAMAAAAKEYVEVARALGLTKSDAMRYLTNVPDD, encoded by the coding sequence GTGGAGTTGCGCGATTTGTTGAAGGTCGATGTGAAGGCGGGCAAGCCGATATTCGACCAGCTCAGAACCGGAGTGATCGACGGGGTCCGGGCCGGTTCGTTACCGCCGGGAACCCGACTGCCGACGGTGCGTGACTTGGCGGGCCAACTGGGCGTGGCCGCGAACACCGTAGCCCGCGCCTACCGCGAACTGGAATCCGCGGCGATCGTCGAAACACGCGGGCGTTTCGGCACTTTCATCTCCCGCTTCGATCCGACCGATGCCGCGATGGCGGCCGCCGCCAAGGAGTACGTCGAAGTCGCCCGCGCGCTGGGGCTGACCAAGTCCGACGCAATGCGCTACCTCACCAACGTCCCGGACGACTAG
- a CDS encoding NAD-dependent deacylase: protein MRVTVLSGAGISAESGVPTFRDDKNGLWAQFDPYELSSVQGWERNPERVWGWYLWRHYLVADVQPNAGHQAIADWQRHPDVTSVTVITQNVDDLHERAGSSPVHHLHGSLFEFRCARCGLPYAEALPVMTEAAIEVEPPVCHCGGLIRPDIVWFGEALPQGPWQSALDATENADVVVVVGTSSIVYPAAGLPELALARGTAVIEVNPEATPLSQHATLCVRESASQALPGLLERLPALFK, encoded by the coding sequence ATGCGAGTGACGGTGCTGAGCGGCGCAGGTATCTCGGCGGAGAGCGGCGTACCGACGTTCCGTGACGACAAGAACGGATTGTGGGCCCAATTCGACCCGTACGAGCTGTCCAGCGTCCAGGGCTGGGAACGCAATCCCGAGCGCGTATGGGGCTGGTATCTGTGGCGCCATTACCTGGTGGCCGATGTTCAGCCCAATGCCGGGCACCAGGCGATCGCCGACTGGCAGCGGCATCCGGACGTCACCTCCGTCACCGTCATCACCCAGAACGTCGACGACCTGCACGAGCGGGCCGGCAGCTCCCCGGTTCATCATCTCCATGGAAGCCTGTTCGAATTCCGTTGTGCGCGTTGCGGTTTGCCTTATGCAGAGGCGCTGCCGGTGATGACGGAGGCCGCTATCGAAGTGGAGCCGCCGGTGTGCCACTGCGGCGGTCTGATCCGGCCCGACATCGTGTGGTTCGGTGAGGCGCTGCCGCAGGGTCCGTGGCAGAGTGCGCTCGATGCGACGGAGAACGCCGACGTGGTGGTGGTCGTCGGGACGTCGTCGATCGTGTACCCGGCGGCCGGGCTTCCGGAACTCGCACTGGCCCGCGGCACCGCGGTGATCGAGGTCAACCCTGAGGCCACGCCACTGTCGCAACACGCGACGCTGTGCGTGCGCGAGTCGGCGAGCCAGGCGTTGCCGGGGCTCCTCGAGCGGTTGCCGGCGCTGTTCAAGTAG
- a CDS encoding DUF559 domain-containing protein, which yields MTGDAPFIGSEAIANGSVRRHQLRSRFRREFPDVYVQREGILTLHQRSVAAWLWSGRQGVIAGMTASAWHGSKWVDERLPIELIWRNARPPRGVRTYDMQLLTGESTVVEGLPVTTPQRTAFDIGSRRPLGSAVANLDALMRATSITADEVHAVAEQHRGARGLRQLETALALVETGSQSPKETSLRLLLTRAGLPRPTTQIAVTVERGKVYYLDMGWEDLMVAVEYDGEHHRTDRWQYSSDNHRREMLERLGWIVIRVTVTDRPENIIGRVRNALDIRKSDLR from the coding sequence ATGACGGGCGACGCACCTTTCATCGGCAGCGAGGCGATCGCAAACGGGTCCGTGAGACGGCACCAGCTGCGCTCGCGCTTCCGGCGAGAATTTCCCGACGTCTATGTCCAGCGCGAGGGCATACTCACGTTGCACCAACGCTCCGTTGCAGCGTGGCTGTGGTCGGGTCGGCAGGGTGTGATCGCGGGAATGACCGCCTCGGCATGGCATGGATCGAAGTGGGTGGATGAGCGGCTGCCGATCGAGTTGATCTGGCGCAACGCGAGGCCCCCGCGTGGGGTCCGGACTTACGATATGCAACTGCTGACCGGAGAAAGCACCGTAGTTGAGGGCTTACCGGTCACCACGCCGCAACGCACTGCCTTTGACATCGGCAGCCGTAGGCCGCTCGGCTCGGCGGTCGCCAACTTGGACGCCCTGATGCGAGCCACCAGTATCACCGCCGATGAGGTGCACGCCGTAGCCGAGCAGCATCGGGGCGCACGGGGACTCAGGCAGTTGGAAACGGCGCTGGCGCTGGTCGAGACGGGCTCACAATCACCGAAGGAGACGTCGCTGCGGCTGCTGCTGACGCGCGCAGGTCTGCCACGCCCGACCACCCAGATCGCGGTGACAGTGGAGCGGGGCAAGGTGTACTACCTCGATATGGGCTGGGAGGACCTAATGGTCGCGGTCGAATACGACGGTGAACACCACCGCACGGACCGTTGGCAGTACAGCAGTGACAACCACCGGCGCGAGATGCTGGAACGGCTGGGATGGATTGTGATACGAGTGACCGTCACCGATCGTCCGGAGAACATCATCGGCAGGGTGCGTAACGCACTGGACATCCGAAAGTCGGATCTGCGCTGA